The genomic segment TCTGTATAGTGCTCCTCCAGATGGTTTCATAGGGGTCGTAACGGGATTCAATTCGATAATAAGATGCTTTTTCTCCTATGTAATTGGTATTAACTTGTTTTTATTAATTAAAAATTATAATCCTATTACATTTACTTGGGTAAGACTTTTGAAATATTTTATTATTTTAGGAATGTTTGTCATTTTTTATTTTGGGAGGTCAGCAGAAACGTATGTGCTTTTAATTATTAGTTCAATTATACTAATTTCTAGTATTTATTTAAGTAATAAAGAAGTAGATTCCTTTTTTGCATCTAAAATAGTTTATTTTCTGGGTAAGATATCTTATTCTATTTATTTGTGCCACATGTTTATACTGGTACTCATAAGTGTGTTGTTTAAAAAGCTTTTCACATTCCAAGACTACCCTAATATACAGTCCTTTCTCGTGCTTGTATCGTTGACTTTGTTGATTCCAGTTTCGTATTTGTCATATAAATTCTTAGAGATAAAAGCAGGGGCTTTTTTGAAATCTAAATTATCCATCAATCCCTCTAAAGTAAATAATATAGAAACGCAGATCCGCCAGAGTGTTTAAAATTTCAGGAAAAGAGGTAGATAACTTAAAATGACAGAAAAGCATGAGATTCAGACAATGAGTATAAATGTAAAAGTACTATTTTAGCAGGTTCAGTTATTTAAAATTGGTGTAAGACAACTGCATAGCCCTTGAGCCAAGGTTATATTTAGCTTTTACACCTATTGAGATATGTCATATGGAGGTATCCTGGGAAAGTAAAAGGAGGAAAAAACACATAGTTTCTGCTCATTGCTAATGGAGGAGAAGATATTTCGTATTAGCCAATTAATTGTGTTCGTTTTGTTGAGAAGTTAATTTAAAGAATAGTTTGTATAGATATGTCATCAGTAAGTATTGTTATACCTACATATAATCGCTTGGATTATTTGAAAATAGCATTGGAAAGTTGCTTGAAACAGACTGTTTTGCCTAATAAAATAATCATTGGAGATGATTCGCCTAATGATGAAACTGAGGAATGGATAAAGATTTTTAAGCAGAAACAAACTGTGGAGATAGAATATATACACAATCGTCCATCTTTAAAACAGGCAGCTAATGTGGAAATGCTAATGCAAAGAGTTGAGACTGATTATTTGCTATTATTACATGATGATGATTATCTTTTACAAAATGCATTGGAAGACCTATTACAATTGATGTTTGAAAATCCTGAGATAGACGTGGCTTTTGGAAAACAGTATATAGTTGACCAAAATGGGGTGATAAATGAAAAAGGCTCTGTTTTTCTAAATCAATCCTATCTAAGATCTTCTTCATATGAAAATAAAATACTCAACCCATTGCATGTAGCATTAAATCAGCAACTTCCCAGTAATAGTTTCCTTTTAAGAACCTCTTTAGCTAAAGAGGTTCATTATGATTTTGAAGTTGAAGCAGGTGATGCTATTGATTTTATGTTTTGTTTGAATTTAGCAAAAGCCAATGCTCGCTTTAGGTATGCGGACAAATTTATCAGTGCCTATCGTCATTCCGCAAATTCCGTAAGTACCAATGGTACCGTGGCATATGATGCTTATAAACTTGTAGAGCAATTAAGTATTCCTGGAATTGACAATCAACAATTACAAAAGGAATTTTTATGTAAAAAAGCTCCTGGAGCAGTAGTTGAGGCATTGAAGAAGAAAAATAGAAAAGATGCATTAAGAATTTACTTTTCAGAATATCATAGAAATAAAATATTGACTTTTGGAGGCATTAAACGAGGGATTATGGTTCTATTTGGAAAGAGTTTTCTTTTGTTATAATTCATTCTGAATACTGAAAGAGTTACTCAGGAGTTTGAAAATGTATATAATAATCAAGTTTTTACTTATAGATAATAGGTTAAAGATTCCATATTAATGAAAATCCTGTTCATTTGTGGTTCCTTAGAACCTGGTAAAGATGGGGTAGGTGACTATACCCGAAGGTTAGCCGGAGAGTTAATTAGGCAAAATCACAATGTCGAAATTATTGCATTGGAAGATCAATTTATTGCAGATGTAATAAAAACTTTTCAAGAAGACAATAAAACAACAATCCCTGTTTTGAGATTGCCGACGAGCAAGCCCTTAGAAAAACGAATAAATATAGCAAAGCAACAAGTAGAAGAATTCCAGCCGGAGTATTTGAGTTTGCAATTTGTTCCATATTCATTTCATAGAAAAGGCCTTCCTTGGAGTTTAGGAAAAAGATTGAAACAATTACATGGAAAGGGTAAATGGCATATTATGTTCCATGAGTTGTGGTTGGGAATACATGGCAAGACAAGCAAAAAAAATTTTCTGATCGGGATCGCTCAAAAAATTCTTATAAAAAGATTAATTCAACAGACCAGACCTATCGTTACAACAAGTATCCCCATATATAAGGAAGCACTTAAAATTAAAGATTGCAGGTTGTTGCCACTTTTTGGGAATATCCAGCTTAACTATTTAAATATGGGGAAAAAAGATACTGATAGCGAGTTTTTTATTGCTGTTCACTTTGGAACTTTTTCAGGAAATTTGATTGAGTTTGAAGCCCAGTTGGATTACGTAAAATCATTAGCCGCTTCTAAGCATAAGAAAGTTTTACTTCGATTGCTTGGGAATGGTGGGCAGTTTAAGGAAAGATCAATAGCAATCGCTGAAAAAGTAATAGGAACACAATTTATACAGGATTGTGGTATATTGTCAGCGGAGGAAATTTCAGGATACTTTAGCACATCAGATATTGGAATTTCACGCGCTGATAACATCATGTATGGAAAAAGCGGATCTACAATAGCGATGCTTGAGCATGGTTTACCGGTGGTTCTTAAAGGAAAGCGACCGGAGAATGAGAGATGGGGTGAATACCTGCCATACTTTTGTGAGCAAATTTTATATAGTAATGATACGCCGGAAAAATATAAATTTGTAAAAGAACCAAAGCCGCAATTACAATTGACCACAGATTCTTTTTTAGAATTGCTAAAAGAAAAAGAGAATAAATTAAATACTGTTTTATCTAATATATTATGAAATATTATTATCAAGTAGAGGGACATTTAAGAAATAATATTGGGGATGTTTTACAAGGTATGGTAGCAAAAAGATTCTTACCAGGAAACCCTTCAGTAGTAGATCGGGAAGCGCTTTCAACTATACCCAAAACAGAACCCGGATTATTGATTGCCAATGGGTGGTATATGCATACTTATGATAGATTTCCTGCTCCGGATAATATTATACCGATTTATACGTCTGTTCATATAGCAGACTCTAAATTATTGCTGGACCCTAAAGTCCGTGAGCATTTTAAGAAAAATGCTCCAATTGGGTGCAGAGATTCTAAAACCTTGCAGTTAATGCTTGGTTGGGGAATCCCAGCTTATTACTCAAGTTGTTTGACTACTACATGTGAGCGAAGAGCAACTGCTGCAGAAGGTAAAAGGGGAGAAGTATTGCTGGTAGATAACGTAGATCATCCGGTTCCTGAAAATGTTAAGAATAAACTTGAGCAGATGTTAGGTAAGACAATGGTCAGGATATCTCATGATCCTCCGAATACTGAAGGAGATATTGAGACTTATGCCAGAACAGCTGAAGATCAAATGGATTTGTTGTTGAAAAGATATTGTAATGCTGAACTGGTCATAACGACAAAAATACATTGTGCCTTGCCATGCCTTGGTATGGGTGCAAATGTAATGTTTATTCATCCAAATCCATCTGATCCAAGATTAGCTACTTTAGCTGAATTTACAGATATCATTTCCTATAATGATATATTGCAAATGAATCAAATTCAGAAACCTGAAGTGCGTCAGGATCGTCTTGAAAAAAGGAAAAAGTTTCTGTCAGATTTTGTGAAATCTTCCATAGCCCTAAAGGAAAATCCTATCAAAAACGCAAATAACTTTGCTTATGGATATATAAAATATAAAAGTTATGCCATGGCAAATGTATATAGAGCAGGGGTAATGATTTTGGGCAAGCTGGGAATTGCAAAAGAAAAAATTTCCAGAGTTTATGGAATTCAATAAGCAAGGAGTGGAAAAAAGAATAGTCATATCTTTAATTGTTAACTATGAGTAGAATACTAGTATACTCTACTCAGTTGATGGAGACCGGAGGTATTGAAAGCCATATTCTTGAATTTTGTCATAAAATCAGTGAATCTGGAATAAAAATAGATCTTGTTGTTCCGAATTTTAAAATGACTTTGGATAATGAGCTAAAGCTTAAAAAAGTCTGTAATTCAGTCTATATATCGCGAAATAGAGAAGGCTGGAAAAGATATTTATGGCTATTAATGATTGCTCTTGTCATTGGAATGAAGAGGTATAATGCACTTTATACAAATGGACAGGGTGAGAGTATTGGATTTTTTGAAAAGTTTATAAGATTTAAAAATCGTTGGATTCACCATCATCATACTTCCGGAGATACCCATGATATGGATACTTGGGGAGGAAATTATTGGAAAAGTCTTATGGCGGCAAATGAGGTGATTGCCTGTTCTAATCGAAATGCAGAAAGTCTAAATAAAATACTCAATAGGGATGTGAAATCAATTCCATGTTTTTCCAGGCAAATTGTAATCTCTCAAAAAGAGGGGAGAACTTCTGGAAATGTATCGTTGGGCTATTTCGGACGTTTAATACCGGAAAAAGGAATTGATACTATTTGTCGATTAAGTGAGGATCCAGAATTAAAAAATATAGAATTTCATATTTGGGGGGAAGGAGTAGCTTATCCTCCTGGTTCTTTTTATAATTTTCCAAGTGTAAAGTATCATGGGAAATTCTACAGTTTGGAGGAATTGAAAAATGCTATAAGCTCTTTAGACGGCTTTCTCTTGCTATCTACTCATTCAGAAGGATTGCCTATTAGTTTACTTGAGGTGATGAGCGCGGGATTGCCTTGGTTGGCAACAAATAGAGGAGGAATTCCGGATATTGCCTGTGATCCTGTTTCAACCAGAGTTATTGCTGCTACTCCAACTTATGAAGAAGTTAAGTTGGCTGTATTAAATCTTGCAGAAGACATAAGGAGTGGAAAAATATCAAGAGAAACTCAGATGCACTTGTATAATACAAAGTTTTCATCTTCTGCTTTGACTTCTCAATGGAGGATGATATTAAATTTAGAAGAATAAACATATAAATGTTAACCCTTTCTCATCCCACCGGAAATGCTAATGTCAGAGCTGTTGCAATAGGATTGCAGAAAGCTGGTTTGCTAGACGAATTTTATACTTCTTTGGCTGCCTTTCCAGGAGATTATTTATCTGAATTAGCAAAATTAGGAGGGCCTTTTTTAGAAATAAACAGACGAATTTTTGACCCTTCATTACGATCATACACACATTCCAGACCATTTACGGAAATAGGCAGGTTACTTTCCTCAAAATTTGGATTATCATATTTGACAAGGCATGAAAGCGGTCCGTTTTGCGTAGATTCTGTATATAGAAATATTGACAGGAATGTATCGAAAGCTTTGCGTCATAGCAAGTCGTCAAAAGCTGTGTATGCATATGAAGATGGTGCTGAATATAGTTTTATTGCAGCTAAAAAAATGGGAATGCTTTGCCTTTATGATTTACCAATAGGTTATTGGCGTGCTGCCAGAAATTTATTGGAAGCAGAGCTGGAAAAATGGCCGGAATGGTCGGGGACTATTACAGGCTTTAAAGATTCAGCAAAGAAACTAGCCCGCAAAGATGAAGAACTGAAGCTTGCGGATCAGATCTACGTTGCAAGTTCGTTTACAGCAAAAACATTGGAATCTTATCCTGGAAAATTAGCTCAAATTGAGGTAATTCCTTATGGGTTTCCCAAAGTTGGAAAAAGTCGTGACTATCAGAAAAGTAAGGCTTTGAGAGTTTTGTTTGTAGGAAGTTTGTCACAGCGAAAGGGAATTGCTAATTTATTAACAGCAGTGGATAGCCTGGGGAAATCGGTGGAATTGACAATCGTTGGTCATAAGGTGGTTGAAGATTGTACCCCTCTAAATAAAGCGCTGGCAAAACATAAATGGATCCCAAGCCTTAGCCATCCTGAAGTATTAAAACTTATGCGTGAACAAGATGTATTAGTGTTCCCGTCTTTATTTGAGGGATTTGGCCTGGTAATTACCGAAGCTATGTCCCAGGGCACACCTGTTATTACAACAGATCGCACAGCCGGACCTGATCTGATAGAGCATGGAAGAAATGGTTGGCTGATAGAGGCAGGTTCTACAAATTCATTGCAAGAAACTTTGGAAAATTTGATTAAACATCCTGAACAATGTGAATCTGCAGGCAGAGAAGCAATGGAAACTGCTAAATTAAGACCATGGGAAACCTATGGCAAAGAGTTAGCAAATAATATTTTAAAACTTGTTGAATAAATCTATTTTGGTACCATGAAATTTACTAATAGGAGCTTTGGGTTGGATTTTGCAAGAGCATTGGCGATATGTCTTGTTTTAATTGCTCATTTTGTAAAGAAAGTAGAACACTTTGGATTTTGGGGGGTAGAATTATTTTTTGGTCTGAGTGGCTTTCTTATTGGTCAAATTTTATGGAAGAGTTTTTCTCAAACTGATCAATGGACAATTAAACATTTAACTAATTTTTGGTCTAGAAGATGGTGGAGAACG from the Sporocytophaga myxococcoides genome contains:
- a CDS encoding acyltransferase family protein; this encodes MDKELKSLTGIRGIAALWVVLLHYIEPLNIGNDLYISKLFSNGIIAVDMFFLLSSFVMCLAYSDEFKETISIHSYNSFIKKRFARIYPAYFFWVFMFLSFEFIKLDFNYTKILVNLLLIQNLFNDSVIAGIFWSLSSEWILYIVFPFLYFILHKTRVRYINLLLILTCLVGLYSLPSINNYFIDFNKGLYSAPPDGFIGVVTGFNSIIRCFFSYVIGINLFLLIKNYNPITFTWVRLLKYFIILGMFVIFYFGRSAETYVLLIISSIILISSIYLSNKEVDSFFASKIVYFLGKISYSIYLCHMFILVLISVLFKKLFTFQDYPNIQSFLVLVSLTLLIPVSYLSYKFLEIKAGAFLKSKLSINPSKVNNIETQIRQSV
- a CDS encoding TIGR00180 family glycosyltransferase, translating into MSSVSIVIPTYNRLDYLKIALESCLKQTVLPNKIIIGDDSPNDETEEWIKIFKQKQTVEIEYIHNRPSLKQAANVEMLMQRVETDYLLLLHDDDYLLQNALEDLLQLMFENPEIDVAFGKQYIVDQNGVINEKGSVFLNQSYLRSSSYENKILNPLHVALNQQLPSNSFLLRTSLAKEVHYDFEVEAGDAIDFMFCLNLAKANARFRYADKFISAYRHSANSVSTNGTVAYDAYKLVEQLSIPGIDNQQLQKEFLCKKAPGAVVEALKKKNRKDALRIYFSEYHRNKILTFGGIKRGIMVLFGKSFLLL
- a CDS encoding polysaccharide pyruvyl transferase family protein — translated: MKYYYQVEGHLRNNIGDVLQGMVAKRFLPGNPSVVDREALSTIPKTEPGLLIANGWYMHTYDRFPAPDNIIPIYTSVHIADSKLLLDPKVREHFKKNAPIGCRDSKTLQLMLGWGIPAYYSSCLTTTCERRATAAEGKRGEVLLVDNVDHPVPENVKNKLEQMLGKTMVRISHDPPNTEGDIETYARTAEDQMDLLLKRYCNAELVITTKIHCALPCLGMGANVMFIHPNPSDPRLATLAEFTDIISYNDILQMNQIQKPEVRQDRLEKRKKFLSDFVKSSIALKENPIKNANNFAYGYIKYKSYAMANVYRAGVMILGKLGIAKEKISRVYGIQ
- a CDS encoding glycosyltransferase family 4 protein, yielding MSRILVYSTQLMETGGIESHILEFCHKISESGIKIDLVVPNFKMTLDNELKLKKVCNSVYISRNREGWKRYLWLLMIALVIGMKRYNALYTNGQGESIGFFEKFIRFKNRWIHHHHTSGDTHDMDTWGGNYWKSLMAANEVIACSNRNAESLNKILNRDVKSIPCFSRQIVISQKEGRTSGNVSLGYFGRLIPEKGIDTICRLSEDPELKNIEFHIWGEGVAYPPGSFYNFPSVKYHGKFYSLEELKNAISSLDGFLLLSTHSEGLPISLLEVMSAGLPWLATNRGGIPDIACDPVSTRVIAATPTYEEVKLAVLNLAEDIRSGKISRETQMHLYNTKFSSSALTSQWRMILNLEE
- a CDS encoding glycosyltransferase family 4 protein — translated: MLTLSHPTGNANVRAVAIGLQKAGLLDEFYTSLAAFPGDYLSELAKLGGPFLEINRRIFDPSLRSYTHSRPFTEIGRLLSSKFGLSYLTRHESGPFCVDSVYRNIDRNVSKALRHSKSSKAVYAYEDGAEYSFIAAKKMGMLCLYDLPIGYWRAARNLLEAELEKWPEWSGTITGFKDSAKKLARKDEELKLADQIYVASSFTAKTLESYPGKLAQIEVIPYGFPKVGKSRDYQKSKALRVLFVGSLSQRKGIANLLTAVDSLGKSVELTIVGHKVVEDCTPLNKALAKHKWIPSLSHPEVLKLMREQDVLVFPSLFEGFGLVITEAMSQGTPVITTDRTAGPDLIEHGRNGWLIEAGSTNSLQETLENLIKHPEQCESAGREAMETAKLRPWETYGKELANNILKLVE